From Bacteroidota bacterium, one genomic window encodes:
- the carA gene encoding glutamine-hydrolyzing carbamoyl-phosphate synthase small subunit — MKYQQKSPAILLLEDGTIFHGSAAGAMGTATGEICFNTGMTGYQEIFTDPSYFGQMLLTTHVHIGNYGISAGDAQEVESDGISISGLICRSFSLQYSRKSAVESIDEYFKRNKVVAIEDVDTRAIVRHIRSKGAMNCIISSDTTDIEILQAKLKQVPSMEGLELSSKVSTKKPYFAGNPNAKRKVAVMDFGVKKNIIRNLVDRDCYVQVFPANTKYKDIHDWEPDGIMMSNGPGDPVTMTDVISNIKDILKQNIPLFGICLGQQLLAQACGVGTYKMFNGHRGINHPVKNIITGRCEITSQNHGFSVIEDQMRKSKDVEITHINLNDNTIEGMRVRDRVAFSVQYHPESAPGPHDSTYLFDDFVGVMSGVVV, encoded by the coding sequence ATGAAATACCAACAAAAATCCCCGGCTATTTTACTTTTAGAAGATGGAACCATTTTTCATGGTTCGGCAGCGGGGGCTATGGGGACTGCGACGGGGGAGATCTGCTTTAATACCGGCATGACCGGCTACCAGGAAATTTTTACGGATCCTTCTTACTTCGGACAAATGTTGCTTACGACACATGTTCATATCGGAAACTATGGTATTAGTGCCGGTGATGCGCAGGAAGTAGAAAGCGACGGCATCAGTATCTCCGGATTGATCTGCAGAAGTTTTTCTTTACAGTACAGCCGCAAGAGTGCAGTGGAATCGATTGACGAGTACTTTAAACGGAACAAGGTTGTTGCAATAGAAGATGTAGATACTCGCGCAATCGTGCGTCATATCCGTTCTAAAGGTGCAATGAACTGTATCATTTCATCTGATACAACTGACATAGAAATTCTTCAGGCAAAATTGAAACAAGTTCCTTCTATGGAAGGTCTGGAATTGTCGAGTAAAGTGAGTACGAAGAAACCTTACTTCGCAGGTAATCCGAATGCAAAACGTAAAGTTGCAGTAATGGATTTCGGTGTGAAGAAAAATATTATCCGCAATCTTGTAGACAGAGATTGTTACGTTCAGGTTTTTCCTGCCAATACAAAATACAAAGATATTCACGACTGGGAACCGGATGGCATTATGATGAGTAATGGTCCCGGCGATCCTGTAACGATGACAGATGTTATTAGCAACATCAAAGATATCCTCAAACAAAACATTCCACTTTTCGGAATTTGCCTGGGCCAGCAGTTACTTGCACAAGCGTGCGGTGTCGGTACATACAAAATGTTCAACGGACACAGAGGCATCAATCACCCTGTAAAGAATATTATCACCGGTCGTTGCGAGATCACTTCACAAAATCACGGCTTCTCCGTGATCGAAGACCAGATGCGTAAATCAAAAGATGTAGAGATCACGCACATCAATTTAAATGACAATACAATCGAAGGTATGCGTGTCCGCGACCGTGTTGCTTTCTCTGTTCAATACCATCCTGAATCAGCTCCGGGGCCACATGACAGTACTTATTTGTTTGATGATTTTGTGGGGGTAATGAGTGGGGTGGTGGTGTAA
- a CDS encoding DinB family protein codes for MESTFDLARTSRGTLEKFLTKYSLEQLNKIPAGFNNNLIWNIGHIVVVQQMLIYRLSGLPMLVTPEMVNSYKRDSKPEGDVSQREVDAIKALLHHPIDKTQEDLKNGIFQNYTEFTTLTGYTIRNAKEAIMFNNFHEAIHTGVMMGIRKFL; via the coding sequence ATGGAATCCACTTTCGACCTTGCCCGCACCAGTCGCGGAACCCTTGAAAAATTTCTGACTAAATATTCTCTGGAACAATTGAATAAGATCCCGGCGGGATTCAACAATAACCTGATCTGGAATATAGGACATATCGTGGTTGTGCAACAGATGCTCATTTACAGATTATCTGGCTTACCGATGCTTGTAACTCCTGAAATGGTCAACTCCTACAAACGGGACTCAAAGCCGGAAGGCGATGTTTCGCAGCGGGAGGTGGATGCAATCAAAGCACTTCTTCACCATCCGATCGACAAAACTCAGGAGGACCTGAAAAACGGAATTTTTCAGAATTACACTGAATTTACTACCCTCACCGGCTATACCATCCGTAATGCTAAAGAGGCCATCATGTTCAACAATTTTCACGAGGCCATACATACCGGTGTGATGATGGGAATCAGGAAGTTTTTATAA
- a CDS encoding T9SS type A sorting domain-containing protein — MIRRICSVYFLLFILISTFSDAQTPSWIWARQNSGAGQIRDTRIAVDDSDNLIVSGTFWNGTIVFGNDTASGTYYDSFIAKYDPSGNVLWGRGVHGDGVESILKICTDNSGNIYAAGNFNDSVLTVDSIDIESRGGYNGFVIKYSPTGNVIWAKSIKGSSRYSLVNTYTIYSDGDNIFIGGTCYAELIDFGNLTVPADSNQSYGYVAKLDTSGECVWAKTFHGTYGGGSTVRTMGITTDPSGNVIVIGDVYDPCFIFANDTLFNNIQRQNVVTLKYDAAGNEVWGKNFSGTGSYHNKSFGVTTDDFSNIYFIGSFQCDTLFLDSSEYLVNKGTLNSYITKMNSSGDLEWKFQIGGSSVDQIFGVDWSPSGKIGISGSFNSDSIMFGNTLLQNFTQPPVNDLYVAELDPLTGDVNWVIQAGGTSDDNGYDNVYDSNDNFNVVGISQSDPGVFGPDTLHCVSSYNVILAKLDLNSKANPDINYDEVQIFPNPVSFLLNITTKQSVSEISITDVLGNIIYHKKFDNVKNPSVDVSEFKTGLYFVRLVTSAGNCNRRFIKL; from the coding sequence ATGATCAGAAGAATATGTAGTGTTTATTTTCTGTTGTTTATTTTAATCAGCACTTTTTCTGATGCGCAAACTCCTTCATGGATCTGGGCGAGGCAAAATTCAGGGGCAGGACAAATAAGAGATACGCGTATTGCTGTCGATGACTCCGATAATTTAATCGTTTCAGGAACTTTCTGGAATGGAACTATTGTTTTTGGGAATGATACGGCGTCAGGAACATATTACGACTCATTCATTGCAAAATATGACCCGTCAGGAAATGTTCTGTGGGGAAGAGGTGTTCATGGAGATGGTGTTGAAAGTATATTAAAGATCTGTACAGATAACTCAGGAAATATTTATGCAGCAGGAAATTTCAATGACTCTGTTCTTACTGTCGATTCAATTGATATTGAATCAAGAGGCGGATACAATGGTTTTGTGATAAAATATTCTCCAACCGGGAATGTTATTTGGGCGAAAAGTATTAAAGGTTCTTCTCGTTATTCCTTGGTTAACACTTATACAATTTACTCCGATGGAGATAATATTTTTATTGGTGGAACGTGTTATGCTGAATTGATAGATTTCGGCAATTTGACCGTTCCCGCTGATTCAAATCAAAGTTATGGATATGTTGCAAAATTAGATACTTCAGGAGAGTGTGTCTGGGCAAAAACTTTCCATGGTACATATGGTGGAGGGTCTACTGTGAGGACAATGGGAATTACAACCGATCCTTCCGGAAATGTAATAGTAATCGGTGATGTTTATGACCCTTGTTTTATATTTGCAAACGATACTCTGTTTAATAACATTCAAAGGCAAAATGTGGTTACTTTGAAATACGATGCCGCAGGTAATGAAGTTTGGGGTAAAAATTTTTCAGGTACTGGAAGTTATCATAATAAATCTTTTGGAGTTACTACTGATGACTTTTCAAATATTTATTTTATAGGTAGCTTTCAGTGTGATACACTATTTTTAGATAGTTCAGAATATTTAGTAAACAAAGGGACATTAAATTCCTATATCACAAAAATGAATTCTTCCGGTGATTTAGAGTGGAAATTTCAGATCGGAGGGAGCTCAGTTGATCAGATCTTCGGAGTAGACTGGAGTCCGTCTGGTAAGATTGGAATTTCCGGATCATTCAACAGTGATTCTATTATGTTTGGTAATACGCTTCTGCAAAATTTTACTCAACCTCCGGTGAATGATCTGTATGTTGCAGAATTAGATCCATTGACCGGCGATGTAAATTGGGTGATTCAGGCGGGAGGTACATCAGATGACAATGGTTATGATAATGTGTATGACTCAAATGATAATTTTAATGTAGTGGGAATTTCCCAAAGCGATCCGGGAGTGTTTGGACCCGACACTTTACATTGTGTCAGTTCTTATAATGTAATTCTTGCAAAACTGGATCTTAATTCTAAAGCGAATCCGGATATTAATTATGATGAAGTCCAGATTTTTCCGAACCCGGTTTCATTCTTGTTAAATATTACAACGAAGCAATCAGTTTCTGAAATAAGTATTACTGATGTTTTAGGGAATATTATATATCACAAAAAATTTGATAACGTAAAGAACCCTTCGGTTGATGTGAGTGAATTTAAAACCGGATTATACTTTGTTCGATTAGTTACTTCTGCAGGTAATTGTAATCGTAGATTCATAAAGCTTTAG